The proteins below are encoded in one region of Podarcis raffonei isolate rPodRaf1 chromosome 8, rPodRaf1.pri, whole genome shotgun sequence:
- the LOC128419527 gene encoding b(0,+)-type amino acid transporter 1-like isoform X1 has product MFLSPIHLNPDDTTYRRLKEPLRLNSPNLNFFSQVGLLSGIGLIVGTVIGSGIFVSPKAVLANVGAVGPCLVIWAACGVLATLGAFCFAELGTMIKKSGGDYSYLMEAFGPIPAYLFSWASLMVTMPSSFAIICLSFAEYTAAPFYPGCDPPTIVIKCLAAAVLFTITLVNALSVKWASYIQNFFAVAKMVIVIIIIVSGIVLLAQGNTKNFNNSFDGPPLSVGTISLAFYNGLWAYSGWNQLNYITEELKNPNRNLPLCIGIGIPLVTVCYVLINISYFTVMTTTELLQSPAVAVTYGDRVLYPASWIVPLFVAFSAIGSANGTCFTASRLPYVAGREGHVLKVLSYINIKRLTPVPAIIFYGAIAMLYIIPGDINTLINYFSFTVWIFYGLTVLGLIVMRFTRKDLERPIRVPLIIPILVLLVSIVLVLAPIITAPELPYLYCVLFIISGLVFYVLFIHFKFSWAQKISKPITMHLQMLLEVVPPEDVPE; this is encoded by the exons ATGTTCCTGTCCCCCATCCATCTGAACCCTGATGATACTACCTATAGAAGATTGAAAGAACCACTCCGGTTGAATTCACCTAACCTCAATTTCTTTTCCCAGGTGGGCCTGCTTAGTGGAATCGGTCTCATTGTTGGAACAGTGATTGGTTCGGGAATCTTTGTTTCTCCAAAGGCCGTTCTGGCTAATGTTGGAGCTGTTGGGCCCTGCTTAGTCATCTGGGCAGCCTGTGGAGTGCTCGCTACGTTAG GGGCATTTTGTTTTGCCGAACTTGGAACAATGATAAAAAAATCAGGAGGAGACTATTCTTACCTCATGGAAGCCTTTGGCCCAATCCCTGCATATTTGTTTTCCTGGGCAAGTCTCATGGTCACCATGCCCAGTTCCTTTGCCATCATTTGCCTCAGCTTTGCTGAGTACACAGCGGCTCCGTTTTATCCGGGTTGTGACCCCCCCACGATTGTCATCAAGTGTCTGGCAGCAGCAGTCCTCT TTACAATTACTCTGGTGAATGCCCTGAGTGTGAAGTGGGCGAGCTACATACAGAACTTTTTCGCTGTGGCTAAAATGGTGATTGTCATAATTATCATTGTAAGTGGGATTGTTCTTCTAGCCCAAG GAAATACAAAGAACTTCAACAATTCGTTTGATGGTCCCCCGCTTTCTGTGGGTACCATTAGTCTTGCATTTTATAATGGACTCTGGGCCTATAGTGGATG GAATCAACTTAATTATATCACAGAGGAACTTAAAAATCCTAATAG AAATCTACCACTCTGTATTGGTATTGGAATCCCTCTGGTCACAGTTTGTTATGTTCTGATCAATATATCCTATTTCACGGTTATGACGACAACAGAACTTCTgcagtctccagctgttgctgtg ACATATGGAGATAGGGTTCTTTATCCTGCTTCCTGGATAGTCCCTCTCTTTGTGGCTTTTTCTGCCATCGGGTCAGCCAATGGGACTTGCTTTACTGCTAGCAG GCTTCCTTACGTAGCTGGTCGTGAAGGACACGTGTTAAAGGTGCTCTCTTACATCAACATCAAGCGCTTAACTCCAGTGCCTGCTATTATCTTTTAT GGTGCAATAGCTATGCTTTACATAATTCCTGGAGACATCAACACCCTCATCAACTACTTTAGCTTTACGGTTTGGATATTCTATGGTCTAACTGTGCTGGGACTCATTGTCATGCGCTTTACAAGAAAAGATCTTGAAAGGCCTATCCGT gtccctCTTATCATCCCCATCCTTGTGCTGTTGGTTTCCATTGTGCTGGTCCTGGCACCCATCATCACTGCACCTGAGCTGCCATATCTGTATTGCGTTCTGTTTATTATCAGTGGACTTGTCTTTTATGTACTTTTCATCCACTTCAAATTCAGCTGGGCTCAAAAAATCTCAA AGCCCATCACTATGCACCTTCAGATGCTTCTGGAAGTAGTTCCACCAGAAGATGTTCCTGAATAA
- the LOC128419527 gene encoding b(0,+)-type amino acid transporter 1-like isoform X3: MDEEGIRKRSSNQEPDETPIKKSKSMNLQKEVGLLSGIGLIVGTVIGSGIFVSPKAVLANVGAVGPCLVIWAACGVLATLGAFCFAELGTMIKKSGGDYSYLMEAFGPIPAYLFSWASLMVTMPSSFAIICLSFAEYTAAPFYPGCDPPTIVIKCLAAAVLFTITLVNALSVKWASYIQNFFAVAKMVIVIIIIVSGIVLLAQGNTKNFNNSFDGPPLSVGTISLAFYNGLWAYSGWNQLNYITEELKNPNRNLPLCIGIGIPLVTVCYVLINISYFTVMTTTELLQSPAVAVTYGDRVLYPASWIVPLFVAFSAIGSANGTCFTASRLPYVAGREGHVLKVLSYINIKRLTPVPAIIFYGAIAMLYIIPGDINTLINYFSFTVWIFYGLTVLGLIVMRFTRKDLERPIRVPLIIPILVLLVSIVLVLAPIITAPELPYLYCVLFIISGLVFYVLFIHFKFSWAQKISKPITMHLQMLLEVVPPEDVPE, translated from the exons ATGGATGAAGAAGGCATCAGAAAACGAAGTTCAAATCAAGAACCTGATGAAACGCCCATCAAGAAAAGCAAATCTATGAATCTACAGAAAGAG GTGGGCCTGCTTAGTGGAATCGGTCTCATTGTTGGAACAGTGATTGGTTCGGGAATCTTTGTTTCTCCAAAGGCCGTTCTGGCTAATGTTGGAGCTGTTGGGCCCTGCTTAGTCATCTGGGCAGCCTGTGGAGTGCTCGCTACGTTAG GGGCATTTTGTTTTGCCGAACTTGGAACAATGATAAAAAAATCAGGAGGAGACTATTCTTACCTCATGGAAGCCTTTGGCCCAATCCCTGCATATTTGTTTTCCTGGGCAAGTCTCATGGTCACCATGCCCAGTTCCTTTGCCATCATTTGCCTCAGCTTTGCTGAGTACACAGCGGCTCCGTTTTATCCGGGTTGTGACCCCCCCACGATTGTCATCAAGTGTCTGGCAGCAGCAGTCCTCT TTACAATTACTCTGGTGAATGCCCTGAGTGTGAAGTGGGCGAGCTACATACAGAACTTTTTCGCTGTGGCTAAAATGGTGATTGTCATAATTATCATTGTAAGTGGGATTGTTCTTCTAGCCCAAG GAAATACAAAGAACTTCAACAATTCGTTTGATGGTCCCCCGCTTTCTGTGGGTACCATTAGTCTTGCATTTTATAATGGACTCTGGGCCTATAGTGGATG GAATCAACTTAATTATATCACAGAGGAACTTAAAAATCCTAATAG AAATCTACCACTCTGTATTGGTATTGGAATCCCTCTGGTCACAGTTTGTTATGTTCTGATCAATATATCCTATTTCACGGTTATGACGACAACAGAACTTCTgcagtctccagctgttgctgtg ACATATGGAGATAGGGTTCTTTATCCTGCTTCCTGGATAGTCCCTCTCTTTGTGGCTTTTTCTGCCATCGGGTCAGCCAATGGGACTTGCTTTACTGCTAGCAG GCTTCCTTACGTAGCTGGTCGTGAAGGACACGTGTTAAAGGTGCTCTCTTACATCAACATCAAGCGCTTAACTCCAGTGCCTGCTATTATCTTTTAT GGTGCAATAGCTATGCTTTACATAATTCCTGGAGACATCAACACCCTCATCAACTACTTTAGCTTTACGGTTTGGATATTCTATGGTCTAACTGTGCTGGGACTCATTGTCATGCGCTTTACAAGAAAAGATCTTGAAAGGCCTATCCGT gtccctCTTATCATCCCCATCCTTGTGCTGTTGGTTTCCATTGTGCTGGTCCTGGCACCCATCATCACTGCACCTGAGCTGCCATATCTGTATTGCGTTCTGTTTATTATCAGTGGACTTGTCTTTTATGTACTTTTCATCCACTTCAAATTCAGCTGGGCTCAAAAAATCTCAA AGCCCATCACTATGCACCTTCAGATGCTTCTGGAAGTAGTTCCACCAGAAGATGTTCCTGAATAA
- the LOC128419527 gene encoding b(0,+)-type amino acid transporter 1-like isoform X2, translating to MFLSPIHLNPDDTTYRRLKEPLRLNSPNLNFFSQVGLLSGIGLIVGTVIGSGIFVSPKAVLANVGAVGPCLVIWAACGVLATLVTITLVNALSVKWASYIQNFFAVAKMVIVIIIIVSGIVLLAQGNTKNFNNSFDGPPLSVGTISLAFYNGLWAYSGWNQLNYITEELKNPNRNLPLCIGIGIPLVTVCYVLINISYFTVMTTTELLQSPAVAVTYGDRVLYPASWIVPLFVAFSAIGSANGTCFTASRLPYVAGREGHVLKVLSYINIKRLTPVPAIIFYGAIAMLYIIPGDINTLINYFSFTVWIFYGLTVLGLIVMRFTRKDLERPIRVPLIIPILVLLVSIVLVLAPIITAPELPYLYCVLFIISGLVFYVLFIHFKFSWAQKISKPITMHLQMLLEVVPPEDVPE from the exons ATGTTCCTGTCCCCCATCCATCTGAACCCTGATGATACTACCTATAGAAGATTGAAAGAACCACTCCGGTTGAATTCACCTAACCTCAATTTCTTTTCCCAGGTGGGCCTGCTTAGTGGAATCGGTCTCATTGTTGGAACAGTGATTGGTTCGGGAATCTTTGTTTCTCCAAAGGCCGTTCTGGCTAATGTTGGAGCTGTTGGGCCCTGCTTAGTCATCTGGGCAGCCTGTGGAGTGCTCGCTACGTTAG TTACAATTACTCTGGTGAATGCCCTGAGTGTGAAGTGGGCGAGCTACATACAGAACTTTTTCGCTGTGGCTAAAATGGTGATTGTCATAATTATCATTGTAAGTGGGATTGTTCTTCTAGCCCAAG GAAATACAAAGAACTTCAACAATTCGTTTGATGGTCCCCCGCTTTCTGTGGGTACCATTAGTCTTGCATTTTATAATGGACTCTGGGCCTATAGTGGATG GAATCAACTTAATTATATCACAGAGGAACTTAAAAATCCTAATAG AAATCTACCACTCTGTATTGGTATTGGAATCCCTCTGGTCACAGTTTGTTATGTTCTGATCAATATATCCTATTTCACGGTTATGACGACAACAGAACTTCTgcagtctccagctgttgctgtg ACATATGGAGATAGGGTTCTTTATCCTGCTTCCTGGATAGTCCCTCTCTTTGTGGCTTTTTCTGCCATCGGGTCAGCCAATGGGACTTGCTTTACTGCTAGCAG GCTTCCTTACGTAGCTGGTCGTGAAGGACACGTGTTAAAGGTGCTCTCTTACATCAACATCAAGCGCTTAACTCCAGTGCCTGCTATTATCTTTTAT GGTGCAATAGCTATGCTTTACATAATTCCTGGAGACATCAACACCCTCATCAACTACTTTAGCTTTACGGTTTGGATATTCTATGGTCTAACTGTGCTGGGACTCATTGTCATGCGCTTTACAAGAAAAGATCTTGAAAGGCCTATCCGT gtccctCTTATCATCCCCATCCTTGTGCTGTTGGTTTCCATTGTGCTGGTCCTGGCACCCATCATCACTGCACCTGAGCTGCCATATCTGTATTGCGTTCTGTTTATTATCAGTGGACTTGTCTTTTATGTACTTTTCATCCACTTCAAATTCAGCTGGGCTCAAAAAATCTCAA AGCCCATCACTATGCACCTTCAGATGCTTCTGGAAGTAGTTCCACCAGAAGATGTTCCTGAATAA